A window of Pseudoliparis swirei isolate HS2019 ecotype Mariana Trench chromosome 13, NWPU_hadal_v1, whole genome shotgun sequence genomic DNA:
ttcagtgtctgtgggtcagtggctgtgggtcagtgactgtgggtcagtgaccgTGGGtccagtgactgtgggtcagtgactgtgggtcagtgactcagggtcagtgtctgtgggtcagtggctgtgggtcagtgtgactgtgggtcagtgactgtgggtcagtgactgtgggtcagtgtctgtgggtcagtgactgtgggtcagtggctgtgggtcagtgactgtgggtgagtgactatgggtcagtgtctgtgggtcagtggctgtgggtcagtgactgtgggtcagtgtctgtgggtgagtgactatgggtcagtgactgtgggtcagtggctgtgggtcagtgactgtgggtcagtggctgTGGGTCGACTGATcagtgggtcagtgactgtgggtgagtgactatgggtcagtgtctgtgggtcagtgactgtgggtcagtgactgtgggtcagtgtctgtgggtcagtgactgtgggtcagtggctgtgggtcagtgactgtgggtcagtgtctgtgggtcagtgggtagcaggtccgtctttcaatcagggggttggaggttcaatccccgcctttagtcgatgtgtccttgagcaagacgcttgaccctgagtgtctccctgtagctgctctacgGTGTATCAATGTAAcaggcagggctctcaagtctcacgcattgagcgtgagactcacgcatttcggtcttatctcacgcatcTCATACACatatcgaattcctcacgctgaaaaaaccttctcttggctatttaatgcttgaatgcagggggtGCTCAATATCGCCCGATCAGTTGTTTCCGCTGTAAAGAGCTCCCGGGCGCCGTCtcgcgcgcattgggatggagcaaaaaaatagtcactaaaAAAATAGTCACCCCCCCaggtcaacaactcttttcggctcgatgccggtgttacacccctactggttttcaaacctactggtttccctgcgcgtgcgttgtgttctcttaacatctgcgaaagcgggctctgtctcgctcaccagacgTTCCACATTCACCAAACATATTGCATGGACATGACTTCAAGCCTCCCGCTCATCCATTTGACGATTTCAAGGACGATTGTACAAGGCGTGAGCAAGtggcatcacagccacgtaggaagaaatacatttaataaaaataaaaataaaagatcgcccgacctggtttccgATTCCCTGTTCTCTGTCACAAAATGAGACTGCACCTCCAAGTCGGCATGATCTGCATGCTTTCACGCATCACCgagatattagtttcaactcaagtaattATATATTCCAACCATtacgtcacatcttttgtttcatgggaTGAAGCCAGTTTGGAGGGGATCTGAAAACAACTGATTACCTtgttcggatatttacactttgaaacatgtttagcgatgcttgttagcaacgcaacagccacacaataccacaacaactaattgacttcGGACGTAGTATATAATGACGTGACGGTAGctgtgaacagagattagaaacattgctaacactgaacaacaggaagaatggaatactcAGTGAATGTTCCATCTACAgaacaatgtagaacatattgctggagctcttgGTACATGTCAAGTATCTATTTCACCGCATTGTACAAGTGAAcactacacatcacacatgaagaaaaCACATATTTCTATAAAAGATCGCAACGcaacctggtttcgatctcttcaAGCAAAATCTGGCGACTCTATAGCGCAGCAGTCCTATGCACACGCCACTTCAGATATTAACTGCAAGTCAAGTAATTTTATTCATCCATTGGCTGTCACAACTCGTATGCGTCCATGGGAACAGGTTTGGTCGAAAGTAACCTGAAACAATTGGTTACCTTAAGTGGATATTCAAATACTCtccaaacatgttttgtgatgcttttataaataatattcagacatCATTTTGTTGGAAATGTGAAGGAATGCATATTGTTAGTTTGAACTGAAGCAATTTCTTGCAACCATAAGTGGATCCATCGGAAGCTTTCTTGTCTGTTTTTTCCCTTCCGTTTGTTTGTCTGACGAAGTTTCCTTTATACAGATGTTGCTAATTATGTCCTTGCTTGATTGGAATTGTGATTGCAAGATGTGACAGCTGTGCAGCATTTTCTAAACTCTTGAATTATGTCAATACAGtttatcaatattattttttgtatctTAGATGCGATCTTTtataaaatatgtgtttcttcatgtgagaTGTAGTGCTCACTCTGGTACAATCtcgtaaatagatgtgacatgtggcttcaaagagctccagcaatatgttctacattgttcTGTAGATGGAACATtagtattccattcttcctgttgttcagtgttcgcaTGTTTCAATCTCTGTTCACAGAaccatcgtcattatatactcgtcacgaaagtcaattagttgttgtcggtattgtgtggctgttATGTTgctgcgaacaagcatcgctaaacatgtttcaaagtgtaaatatccgaacaaggtaaccagttgtttcagatcccctccgccaaactgttccatgaaacaaaagatgtgacgtaatggttgaatatatcaattacttgagttgaaactaatatctggtggcgcagcgcacagactgcgcggcttggagtgcagtctcattttgcgtgacagagatcgaaaccaggtcgggcgatctttttatttttattttttattaaatgtatttcttcctccgtggctgtgatgcactgctcacttatacaatcgtaatcgccgaaatggaattgaacggaggcttgaagatctccagcaatatgtttgtgaatgtgtgacgaatctggtgagcgagacagagccccgctgcagatgtgaagagaacacaacgcacgcacgcgcagggaaaccagtaggtttgaaaaccagaaggggtgtaacaccggcgcgcgcaacggtcagctgtatcgggtgctgatggaaatttCACGCtcgcctgtcttcaaaacttgagagccctgaacaggattgtaagtcgctttggataaaagcgtcagctaaataacatgtaatgtaatgtaaaaaataaccGAGATAGCAACTAAGCAGCAGCGCACTGGTGCTTTATTATTAGCTACCACGAGCTCACGAACACATCAGGTCTGTTCGCTAACGTCCTGCGAGAACAAAACATTCCGACTGACTCTCTTCAAGTGTTCGACGTGTGCTACTCACTCCTGACGTGTTTTATTCCCCAGGCGACGTGTTTTATTCCCCAGACAGAGAACCAGAAGACATCCGCTTACTTTTAGCTTGGGCTGCTTCTCTACGCGGGTTAGATTTTAACGGAGAgcagaggaccaatcagagggcTGGAGCGAGGATACGTCACGCAGGTCTCGGAGACGATATCGCGAGACTATGTGGCTCGAATAAAAAACTTCATAGAAtgtgtttatacatttatacatacatatatatatatacacatatacatattgttatttttttcgtAAACTACAAGTACGCTATAACAggaagtgtgttttttaaagccaGCTGAAAACTATACGACTTTGTTTTGCCTCCGTATTTCATATGAAAATTATTTGTTGCGCAGTAATGCGTCATTACGTTGTTTAAGTGGTTGTTTGCTAACCGCCATGAAAACaccaaagaagaggaagaagtaaACATTGTCGCGGGAGATTGACGTCATCAGCCGGTGACAGAAGAGGATTTGAAGCAGATTTGTTGGATTATCAGATGTTACTTTAACACTGAAACAGTTTCTTTCAACGACGTGTTCAGACAAACTATACAAACAGAGAAGAAGACGGATCAGGCAAACTATACAAACAGAGAAGAAGACGTCAGGCTCCACCGCGAGGAGACGCGGAAAAACGGTTTCCTTGACAACGGTGAGTGCGCGCCATTACTGTTATTGATCAGCAATACTGTCTGTCGGTCtctatccttctctctctttctctccttctccctctctctctctctctctccttctctttccctccctctctctctttacctgagtcctggtcctggtccctgtgAGTTCAGGACCCCtgcctctctccttgtctctctccctttacctgagtcctggtcctggtccctgtgAGTTCAGGACCCCtgcctctctccttgtctctctccctttacctgagtcctggtcctggtctctgtgagTTCAGGACCCCCCGTCTGAGTCCCTGATGTCTCGGGCGGAGCCGGGCGGAGCGGGGGGGCCATGGCTGGACGCTCACTACGACCCGGTGGCCGGGCTGCACAGCTTCTCGTCCTGCGTGGCCCTGGCGGACCTGAGCGGGGACGGGGAGAGCCGGCTGGTGGTGGGGGACCTGGGCTCCGGCGCCCCGGGGGGGGGCATGAAGCTGAAGGTCTACCGGGGCACGGCACTGCTGAGCGAGAGCGCCCTGCTGGACCTGCCCTCCGGCCTGGTGGCCTTCTTCATGGACCTGCACCAGCCCCGCAGCCCCGCCGTGGCCGTGGCCTCGGGGCCCTGCGTCTACGTCTACAAGAACCTGAGGCCCTACTTCAAGTTCACGCTGCCGGGCCTGGAGGTCAACGCCCTGGAGCAGGTGAGTACTGCTACTCATACTTTATGTACCACCAGGTACTGCTACTCATACTTTATGTACCACCAGGTACTGCTACTCATACTTTATGTACCACCAGGTACTGCTACTCATACTTTATGTACCACCAGGTACTGCTACTCATACTTTATGTACCACCAGGTACTGCTACTCATACTTTATATACCACCAGGTACTGCTACTCATACTTTATGTACCACCAGGTACTGCTACTCATACTTTATATACCACCAGGTACTGTGAACTCATACTTTATGTACCACCAGGTACTGCTACTCATACTTTATATACCACCAGGTACTGCTACTCATACTTTATGTACCACCAGGTACTGCTACTCATACTTTATATACCACCAGGTACTGTGAACTCATacttcagacagacagacacaacacaTCCACTTGTATTGACCCGGTGGGTAAATTCCTCTCTGCATTGACCAACTTTAGTTATtcaggagcaactgggggttcagtgccttgctcaaggacacctcGACATGAACtatggggttcagtgccttgctcaaggacacttggacACGACCGGTGGGGTTGAGCTCCAGCCGACCCCGTTGCTCTTCATTGGGATCCAAAGTTCATAATGTTGTTGACACGACTGCATTGCGACATGACctgcgctctgattggtcaggacgTCTGGCAGCAGGCGAGGGAGGGGCAGATCGACCCCCTGACCCTGAGGGAGATGCTGGAGGGCATCAGGAAGAAGGCCGCCGTCCCGCTGTCCGTGCGCTCGCTCCGCTTCCTGTCCCTGGAGACCGGCGACATGGACGAGTTCGTCCAGCTGCACAAACAGCAGCCAATCAAACGCCAGGTACAAAAGCTCACGACCGCCATTCATCGTagaacaagccccgcccccctcactCTGATTGGTCGATCCATCGCCTCTGTTGCAGACCGTCATCACCTGCATCGGGACTCTGAAGAAGAGCACGGCCGATGAGGACGGCGTCAGCTGTCTGGTGATCGGCACGGAGAGCAGCGAGGTCTTCGTCCTGGACCCCGAGGCCTTCATCATCCTCTCCAAGGTACTGCTGCTAGTCTGAGCTGGTCCTGCTGGGAGGAGTCCATTGTGTCTATATCGTCAGTTTCAGTTATCAGCTGGTCTGAGTCCCGGTCCCTGAGTCCCGGTCCCTGAGTCCCGGTCCCTGAGTCCCGGTCCCTGAGTCCCGGTCCCTGAGTCCCGGTCCCTGAGTCTTGATGTATAGAAACACTGACATCTCTTCTTctgttgaagatgtcgctgcCGGCCCCTCCCACCATGATGGACGTGACTGGTCAGTTCGACGTGGAGTTCCGCATCACGGTGGCATGTCGCAACGGCAACATCTACATCCTGCGCAGGTGAGACTCGCCTGGCTGAAGGAACTCGTCTGGTTGAGAGAACTCGTCTGGTTGAGGGAACTCGTCTGGCTGAGGGAACTCGCCTGGTTGAGGGAACTCGTCTGGTTGAGGGAACTCGCCTGGTTGAGGAACCTGCCTGGCTGAGGGAACCTGCCTGGTTGAGGGAACTCGCCTGGTTGAGGGAACTCGCCTGGTTGAGGGAACTCGTCTGGCTGAGGGAACTCGCCTGGTTGAGGGAACTCGTCTGGTTGAGGGAACTCGTCTGGTTGAGGGAACTCGTCTGGCTGAGGGAACTCGTCTGGCTGAGGGAACTCGTCTGGTTGAGGGAACTCGTCTGGTTGAGGGAACTCGTCTGGCTGAGAGAACTCGTCTGGTTGAGGGAACTCGTCTGGTTGAGGGAACTCGCCTGGTTGAGGGAACTCGTCTGGTTGAGGGAACTCGTCTGGCTGAGAGAACTCGTCTGGTTGAGGGAACTCGCCTGGTTGAGGGAACTCGCCTGGTTGAGGGAACTCGCCTGGTTGAGGGAACTCGCCTGGTTGAGGGAACTCGTCTGGCTGAGAGAACTCGCCTGGTTGAGGGAACTCGCCTGGTTGAGGGAACTCGTCTGGTTGAGGGAACTCGCCTGGTTGAGGGAACTCGTCTGGTTGAGGGAACTCGCCTGGTTGAGGGAACTCGTCTGGTTGAGGGAACTCGTCTGGCCGAGGGAACTCACCTGGCCGATGGCCCTGTCTTTCAGGGAGTCGGACAAACCGAAGTACAGCATCGAGCTGCCGTCTCACCCGGTGGGTCTGGTGAGGGTCGGCAAGAACGTGGTGGTCGGCTGCAGTGATGAGAGCCTGCAGGCCTTCACTCAGAAGGTGAGCTGACGGAGGTGTGAGGAGGTAGCAGGAGGCGTcatgttcctctccttcagcatCTCTCGTGTCCTCAGGGGAAGAAGCTGTGGAAGGCCGTCCTCCCGGCGCCCATCACCAGCATGGCCGCCATGGACCTCCCCACCAGGGGCTTCCAGGCGGTTCTGTTGGGCCTGGCCAACTGCGAGATCCACCTGTACCGGGACAAGAACCTGCTGAGCACCATCAAGACGCCCGACGTGGTAAGCAGCATCTGTTTCGGCCGGTACGGACGCGAGGACGGGACCCTGATCGTGACCACCAAGGGAGGGGGTCTGATGGTGAAGATCCTGAAGAGGACCGCGGCCTTCGACCACCAGGACGGCGCCACCGGGCCGCCGCCGGCCCAGAACGTCCGCCTCAACGTGCCCAAGAAGACCAAGCTGTACGTGGACCAGACGCTGAGGGAGCGCGAGAGCGGGCTGTCCATGCACCGCGCCTTCCAGATGGACCTGAGCCGCCTGCGCCTGACCGCCGCCAAGTCCTACGTGGAGgccctggagtccagcctggcGCCGATGTCCTCCAGCCTCACCGAGCCGCTCAAGATGAACGCCGTGGTGCAGGGCCTGGGCCCGGCCTTCAAGCTGACCCTGAACGTCCAGAACACGGCGGCGTGCCGGCCCGTCGCGAACCTGTCCGTCAGCTTCCTGTACGACGAGAGCCTCTACCGGATGAGGAGCCCCTACCTGAGGATCCCCCTGCTGGTGCCCGGGCTCATCTACCCCGTCGAGACCTTTGTGGAGTGCACCAGCGACAAGGGCATCTCTGACATCATCAAGGTGTTCGTCCTGCACGAGGGGCGGAGCTCCCCGCTGCTGACCGCGCACATCAACATGCCCGTCAGCGAGGGACTGACCCTCAACTGACCCCACGCCGCTTCAACTCCATTCATCAAAGACTCATTGTAGGATTCTCTCTCAGGGATTACAATCACGTAGTCTGTCATATTATTTATTGGTTCTTTGTATGTTATTGTTATGTTATGTAtattgtgtgtcctgtgtgatgCAGAGTGAGTGAATATTGATGTACAGTGAGACTTATTGATCACAGATCTGATCGGTTATCGGTTTGTAAAGAAATATAttctgaatgtattttaaatgaatataataatggATAAAGGTTGTTTCTTTTGAAATAAAGTTACATTTAAacccaaataaatatgtatgtattattaatgtCGGAGATGAGTTCCTCCGTAAGATcaaaggtcaggaggtcagattGTGAAGGCCTCTGAGGGGAGGTTAGGATTCTAACCCACAGTCAGTGTGATGCATCCAGGGACCTACAGTCAGtgtggtgcattcagggaccCACAGTCAGTGTGGTGCATTCAGGCACCCACAGTCAGTGTTCTGAGGTTCTGTACCTGTGGTTCTCTCTCTGATGATGTTCCTGATCGTGAGTTCATGTGAGGACAGGTAAACAGCTGCTGTttgctcatcttcatcctcctcctcctctggtggactttcctcctcctcctctggtgggCTCCTCGTCAGCTCCTATAAAGCGAGGAGCAGACGCTCTTCATCAAACCTTCAAGATGAAGCACTTCGTTGTTTTGTTGGGTGAGAAACGGAACAGCTGATGATGCAATGACCAGGAGCCAATCAAGAGCTCTCAACCACTTCTTAATGACCCCGATGGGGTCCTCACTGTGAAGTAAATGTCAGGATTCAAAACATCGAGTTGAAGTGAGTATCcagaataatgtgtgtgtgtgtgtgtgtgtgcagctgtgctgtgtgtgtgtggcgcggtGAGGTTCGGGCAGCTCTGCAGTGGAAACCCTTTGAACATCAGGAGGACGTCAGACAGCTGGGGACACGGACACCACGGAGCCAGCCGGTAACACTGAGACcttctgacgtgtgtgtgtggtgaacgcCCGGTGGACACCCGGTGAACGCCCGGTGGACACCGTGACACCAGTGAACGCCAGTGGACACCGGTGGACGCCGCAGACGCTTCAGCGGACACCCGGTGGACACCCGGTGGACACCCGGCAGACGCCCGGCAGACGCCCAGCGGACACCCGGCGGACACCCGGTGGACACCCGGCAGACACCCGGCAGACGCCCAGCGGACACCCGGTGGACGCCCGGTGGACACCGGCAGCGGAGCACCGGATACAGACGCCTGGGACACCAGCGGATACCCGGCAGACGCCTAGCGGACGCAGATACCCGTGGACGCCAGTGGGCTCCGGCGTCTGCCCAGTGGACACCCGGTGGACACCCGGTAGACGCCCGGTGGACGCCAGATGAACACCCGGCGGACGCCCGGCAGACGCCCGGCGTCCACCCAGTGGACACCCAGTGGACACCAGGTGAACGCCTGCCCCGTCCTGTAGGGGCAGCAGAGAGCACCAGGGCCTGGACATCCGGTGCAGGGATGGCGCCACGGTCTACGCCCCGTTTGATGTGACCCTCCACGGAAAGGTCACTGTGTACACCAACGCCAGCAAGGCAGCCATCAACAGCGGGGTCAACCTGAGGGGTCAAGGTCAGTCCATGCACCTGTAGACTctatatggctctcaacatggcggctaCCTGTCCTCTCCGCTCAGGCCTGTGCTTCAAGCTGTTCTACGTCCGGCCCGACTCCGCCTCCGGCTCGGTGAGGAAGGGCCGGCGGCTCGGCGTCATGATGCCGATGCAGACGGTGTACCCGGGCATCACCTCGCACGTCCACGTCCAGATGTGTGACCAGAGCGACCCCACGCCCTACTTCTGATGCCCCCTTCAAGGACCtctgtaacttcctgtttgtccACACTGACGCTTTTTATTGGCTCATCTGTTATAAAAAAACTTACAGAACAGTTGAGTTTCTTTATTCATCACCAACACACAAAGgcatgttttaaatgtgtaacAACCACCAGCTACGAACAACGAGCTACaggctacgagctacgagctacacaggaacctcatctccttcctctatctctaaggctcctacagaggaacctcatctccttcctctatctctaaggcctcaggaacctcatctccttcctctatctctaaggcaaGCActgggaacctcatctccttcctctatctctaaggctcctacacaggaacctcatctccttgctCTATCtataaggctcctagaggaacctcatctccttgctctatctctaaggctcctgaggaacctcatctccttctctatctctaaggcctagaggaacctcatctcctcctctatctctaaggctctagaggaacttcatctccttcctctatctctaaggccctcagaggaacctcatctccttcctctatctctaaggctcctagaggaaccccatctccttcctctatctctaaggctcctagaggaacctcatctccttcctctatctctaaggctcctagaggaacctcatctccttactctatctctaaggctctcaagaggaacctcatctccttactctatctctaaggctcccagaggaacctcatctccttcctattctcaaggctcctagaggaacctccaTCTCCTTCCTGTCTATCTCTAGAGGAACCTCTATATCTCCTTGCTCTATCTCCCAAGGCCtgtagaggaacctcatctccttcctctctatctctaaggctccccaCAGAGGAatccctcatctccttcctctctctctaaggctcctaggaGGAACCTcccatctccttactctatctctaaggctcctagaggaacctcacctTCCTTACGCTTATCTCCTAAGGTCTCAGAGGAACCCCATCTCCTTCCTTCTATCTCtgtaaggctcctacagaggaacctcatctccttcctccttactccctctatctctaaggctcctagaggaacctcatctccttcctctatctctaagtctCCTACAGAGCTACgtcatctccttctctatctctaagtcTCCTCAGGAGGAACTCTCATCTCCACTCTATCTCACGTTGAGTCTCAGGACCAGCAGGTGGACCTTGTCTTGTTTCCTCGGTATCAGCTGATGACTCGTCGGTCAAACAATCTGCTGATCACTTATTGATCTGTAATCTGTGAGCTTTGGCCCTTTGGCCCTTTGGACTCGCGGGGGGAGAGCAGACCTGGGATCAGACCTGGCGGCGCTCGTCCTCGCCCGGGCTGACGGGTCTCCATCATCCGTTTTCACACATTGTGGTCCTGCTCCTGCTGAGCCGGTCCGAGTTCCCACCCAGGGTCCAGAGTCTTCTGTGGCGCAGAGGAAACAGACCTCAGACCAGCGTCCGCTATCAGGCTCAGAGTCCGGGTCCTCCAGGAGACCTGCGTCgctgaggaccagaaccagaaccacagaactacaggatcaggaccagaccaggaccagtcCGCCCCTCATGGCGTGCCAGGAAGCTGCGCGGTGGTTTTTCTTGTCTGGAGGCCTCGGGCGGTCCTGTTCGGTCGTCATGACGCGGTGAGCGTGGCGCCGATCTCCTGATGGCCACCAGACCTGCAGATCGCGAGACCGCCCGTCTCTGACCGGGCCGGTTCTGACCATATGAAACCAAAACTGTGGCTGATCTGACTGATCTGAACCAGAACCTCTTCTGGGTCCCTTCCAGGTCCAGAGACCATCCCTCCCGTCCGGAGGACTCTCATTGTGTGGTTCCTGATCAAGGGCCGAGCTGGACTGCACCGCCGCAGAACCTCTGGTCAGCACCCCAGACCCCCAgggagaccacaacaacccagACCTAGAGACCACACAACAACCCCAGACCCCTTAGGACCTTAAGGAAACAACCTAGACCcattagagaccacaacaaccctagaccccagagactacaacaaccctagaccccagagaccacaacaaACTTAGACCCctcagagaccacaacaacctagacccctagagaccacaaaCAACCCTAGAGACcccttagagaccacaacaacccagACCCCTatattcacacaacaactcctagaccccctagagactacaacaaccctagacccctagagaccacaacaacctagGACCCCTAGAgacacaacaaccctagacccttagagaccacaacaaccctagacccatTAGAGAATATTACAACAACCCAGACCCCTAGGAGACTAATACAACAACCTAGACCCCTTTAGAGACTACAACAACCTTTAgaccccctagagaccacaacccTAGGACCGgggagaccacaacaaccctagaccccttagagaccacaacaaccctagacccctagagactACAACACAACCtctagacccctagagaccataACAACCCTAGActctagagaccacaacaacaaccctagacccttagagaccacaacaaccctagtaggacccttagagaccacaacaaccctagactcccctagagaccacaaggaacaaccctagaccccctagagaccacaaccctagaccccccAGAggccacaacaaccctagaccctagagaccacaacaacctccCAGACCCCTATAGAGACCACAACAAATTCTAGACCTCTaggagaccacaacaaccctagacccctagaaattcacaacaaccctagacccctagagaccacaacaaccctagaccccttagagaccacaacaaccctagacccctagagacccatAACAACCtcagacccctagagaccacaacaacctagacccctagagaccacaacaaccctagaccctagAGACCACAAATAACCCTAGGACCCTTAGAGACTACAACAACCCCaggaccccagagaccacaacaaccctagacccctagagaccacacAACAAACTTTTAGACCCTTAGAGACCACATTAACAACCCTAGACCTAGAGACCATAAATAACCCTAGACCCCTCAGAGACCATAACAACCTAGACCCCCTAGAGACCAGCAACAACTTAGACCTCTTAGAGACcacacaacaaccctagaccccttaGAGACTACAATAAATCTAGACCTCTAGAGACCataacaaccctagacccctagagactaacacaacaaccctagacccctagaccaacaaccctagacccctgaGACCataacaaccctagaccccctagagaccacaacaactcctagacccctagagaccacaaca
This region includes:
- the bbs1 gene encoding Bardet-Biedl syndrome 1 protein, which gives rise to MSRAEPGGAGGPWLDAHYDPVAGLHSFSSCVALADLSGDGESRLVVGDLGSGAPGGGMKLKVYRGTALLSESALLDLPSGLVAFFMDLHQPRSPAVAVASGPCVYVYKNLRPYFKFTLPGLEVNALEQDVWQQAREGQIDPLTLREMLEGIRKKAAVPLSVRSLRFLSLETGDMDEFVQLHKQQPIKRQTVITCIGTLKKSTADEDGVSCLVIGTESSEVFVLDPEAFIILSKMSLPAPPTMMDVTGQFDVEFRITVACRNGNIYILRRESDKPKYSIELPSHPVGLVRVGKNVVVGCSDESLQAFTQKGKKLWKAVLPAPITSMAAMDLPTRGFQAVLLGLANCEIHLYRDKNLLSTIKTPDVVSSICFGRYGREDGTLIVTTKGGGLMVKILKRTAAFDHQDGATGPPPAQNVRLNVPKKTKLYVDQTLRERESGLSMHRAFQMDLSRLRLTAAKSYVEALESSLAPMSSSLTEPLKMNAVVQGLGPAFKLTLNVQNTAACRPVANLSVSFLYDESLYRMRSPYLRIPLLVPGLIYPVETFVECTSDKGISDIIKVFVLHEGRSSPLLTAHINMPVSEGLTLN
- the LOC130203488 gene encoding leukocyte cell-derived chemotaxin-2-like yields the protein MKHFVVLLAVLCVCGAVRFGQLCSGNPLNIRRTSDSWGHGHHGASRGSREHQGLDIRCRDGATVYAPFDVTLHGKVTVYTNASKAAINSGVNLRGQGLCFKLFYVRPDSASGSVRKGRRLGVMMPMQTVYPGITSHVHVQMCDQSDPTPYF